A section of the Mesorhizobium loti genome encodes:
- a CDS encoding TIGR01459 family HAD-type hydrolase — translation MANSPEIVGSLEDVSKAYSAILCDVWGVVHNGEWHFPAAAAALAEARTAGIPVVLITNSPRRSADVVAQMSVIGVPPSAYDRVVTSGDVTRDLIAEGPRKIFHIGAERDLTLYDGLDVELVEEFEAAGVVCTGLFNDEVEKPEDYTDLLRRLRARNLPFICANPDIMVERGERIIWCAGALARDYAQLGGRTLIAGKPYTPIYDVAMKEVAEVLGRPVERSQVLAIGDGMMTDVKGAADNGFDVLYVSGGIHARDYGDAARPDPAKLGLFLERHGYRPVAVIARLQ, via the coding sequence ATGGCGAATTCGCCTGAAATCGTCGGCTCGCTCGAAGACGTCTCGAAAGCCTATTCGGCAATTCTTTGCGATGTCTGGGGCGTGGTGCACAATGGCGAATGGCATTTTCCGGCGGCCGCGGCGGCGCTTGCCGAGGCGAGGACAGCCGGTATACCGGTTGTCCTTATCACCAATTCGCCTCGCCGCAGCGCCGATGTCGTGGCTCAGATGAGCGTGATCGGCGTTCCGCCATCGGCCTACGACCGTGTGGTGACCTCGGGTGATGTGACCCGCGACCTGATCGCGGAGGGCCCGCGCAAGATCTTCCACATCGGCGCCGAACGCGACCTGACCCTTTATGACGGCCTCGATGTCGAGCTCGTCGAGGAATTCGAAGCCGCCGGTGTAGTTTGCACCGGGTTGTTCAACGACGAGGTCGAGAAGCCTGAGGATTATACGGACCTTTTGCGCCGATTGCGTGCCAGGAACCTGCCGTTCATCTGCGCCAATCCCGATATCATGGTGGAGCGCGGCGAACGGATCATCTGGTGTGCGGGTGCCCTGGCGCGCGACTATGCCCAGCTCGGCGGCCGCACGCTGATCGCTGGAAAGCCTTACACGCCGATCTACGACGTCGCGATGAAAGAAGTGGCGGAGGTGCTTGGGCGGCCGGTTGAGCGTTCGCAGGTGCTGGCCATCGGCGACGGGATGATGACCGATGTGAAGGGCGCGGCCGACAATGGTTTTGATGTTCTTTATGTCTCCGGCGGCATCCATGCCCGCGACTATGGCGATGCAGCCCGGCCGGATCCGGCAAAGCTCGGACTCTTCCTGGAACGGCACGGCTATCGTCCGGTGGCCGTCATAGCCAGACTGCAGTAG
- a CDS encoding TadE/TadG family type IV pilus assembly protein yields MLALKGFWSSRRGNFAIATAIAMVPIMVVVAGTIDLTGTSDDASQLQSSLDAAGLAVGTKYLASMPASDVQGLGLTFFAANMSVADQQEYADSVSAFSATASGGPSAYYISLSSSINRPSFINGAAPWPAYRSAMVKMDPGAQACVLALDPHASAAVSLQGSTNVSMTSCVIAANSDASNAVSRGGSAQVSAGCVSTVGGTYGLSPPSANLTCGAPLEHQYASFDPLANVVAPPYTLCLPVPNGKTYTLSPGTYCDKTLSGNITLNPGVYIMRGVTIKPGGNGSLTGQGVTIFLMEGSQIYINANEQVNLSPPTSGPYAGITIFENRGNTSALTLNGGANSVISGFVYAPDAAISFAGNSDMSGQGDCLRIVGLTVQMTGNSSIKTDCTAVFGNREMYASRMITLVK; encoded by the coding sequence ATGTTGGCATTGAAAGGCTTCTGGTCTTCGCGGCGTGGCAACTTTGCCATCGCGACCGCCATAGCGATGGTGCCGATAATGGTTGTCGTGGCTGGCACGATCGACCTCACGGGCACGAGCGACGACGCCTCACAATTGCAGAGCTCGCTGGACGCGGCCGGACTTGCTGTCGGCACAAAATACCTGGCCAGCATGCCCGCGAGTGATGTCCAGGGGCTTGGGCTGACATTCTTTGCGGCCAATATGAGCGTCGCCGACCAGCAGGAATATGCGGACAGCGTCTCCGCTTTTTCGGCAACCGCCAGCGGCGGCCCGAGCGCCTACTACATCTCGCTATCGTCCAGCATCAACCGTCCGAGCTTCATCAATGGCGCGGCCCCCTGGCCGGCTTACCGCTCGGCCATGGTCAAGATGGACCCTGGTGCGCAGGCCTGTGTGCTGGCGCTCGATCCGCATGCGTCGGCGGCCGTAAGCCTGCAAGGCTCGACCAATGTCTCTATGACCAGTTGCGTGATCGCGGCGAACTCCGACGCGTCCAATGCCGTCAGCAGAGGCGGTTCCGCACAGGTTTCGGCGGGCTGCGTCTCGACTGTCGGCGGCACTTACGGGCTGTCGCCGCCCAGCGCCAATCTCACCTGCGGAGCCCCGCTCGAACATCAATATGCGTCTTTCGATCCTCTGGCGAACGTCGTCGCTCCGCCTTACACATTGTGCCTGCCGGTTCCGAACGGGAAAACCTATACGCTGTCGCCCGGAACCTATTGCGACAAGACGTTGTCGGGAAACATCACGCTCAATCCGGGCGTCTACATCATGCGTGGCGTCACCATAAAACCGGGCGGCAACGGCAGCCTGACCGGTCAGGGCGTGACCATATTTCTCATGGAAGGCTCACAGATCTACATAAATGCCAATGAACAGGTGAATCTATCCCCACCCACCAGCGGTCCCTACGCCGGCATCACCATTTTCGAGAACCGCGGCAACACATCGGCCTTGACGCTGAATGGCGGCGCAAATTCCGTGATCAGCGGGTTCGTCTATGCGCCTGACGCCGCCATTTCCTTTGCCGGCAACTCAGACATGAGCGGTCAGGGGGACTGTCTGAGGATTGTTGGCTTGACCGTGCAGATGACCGGAAACTCATCCATCAAAACCGACTGCACGGCCGTGTTTGGAAATCGCGAGATGTATGCCAGCCGGATGATCACTCTCGTGAAATGA
- a CDS encoding TadE/TadG family type IV pilus assembly protein — translation MREIWRQFRRDRRGNYALVTVVAMIPLMGGLAIAVDFTEMNREKQVVTNALDAANFATARRLTEGATDDQLKAYALDFFNANLNDVDPASTTLNVVLPSNTAGGGLLTMTAQLAYKPYFYPAFAQLVGKSAIDANQRISFNVTSQVRLKNTLEVALVLDNSGSMTTLGTGSGQKRIDLLKTASKQLVDTLAQQAAMIKQVDKPVQFGLVPFAASVNVGPGNGNASWMDTEGLSPVSNENFDWSTLNAANKYAQQTNGIWYKRGTGWGSEEGQILTRFSLYRDMKVVTNHERVVNSKRVVCDEYNSNNTCKRSHDEYDYIDSYGPFASWQGCVEARPYPYNVNDTPPSGGSANTGIGVGDPATMFVPMFAPDEPGNHWKLTQDPDEAAPVTYGAVNSWWNDDPSSSTGQWRLRNMAKYFQPRPINAPALPAGNGPNYSCTTNPITPLTDVSVTDGLTSIKAAIDLMQPNGGTNVPEGMAWGWRVVSSGEPFTQGRAETEKGNDKVVIVLTDGANTYYTPSSLSYSDPANSKSTYASYGYLNPGYNGTSVGRLFMGTSSAIGRLDYSNGNYTNALNEQMATLCNNAKAANIMVMTVALDLSTTKASDKLAIDALKSCSSDSRFRKDPANPSKPAKLFWNATGASLSNDFKEIGNELSNLRVVG, via the coding sequence ATGCGTGAAATCTGGCGTCAGTTCCGCCGCGACCGGCGCGGCAACTATGCTCTTGTGACAGTCGTGGCGATGATACCGCTGATGGGCGGCCTGGCGATCGCGGTCGACTTCACGGAAATGAACCGTGAAAAGCAGGTGGTGACGAATGCGCTCGACGCCGCCAACTTCGCCACGGCGCGCCGGCTGACGGAAGGCGCGACGGACGACCAGCTGAAGGCCTACGCGCTCGACTTCTTCAACGCCAACCTGAACGATGTCGATCCCGCCAGCACGACCCTCAACGTCGTCTTGCCGAGCAACACCGCCGGTGGCGGCCTGCTCACCATGACGGCGCAGCTTGCCTACAAGCCCTATTTCTACCCGGCCTTCGCGCAGCTTGTCGGTAAATCCGCAATCGATGCGAACCAAAGGATCAGCTTCAACGTCACCTCCCAGGTGAGGCTGAAGAACACGCTGGAAGTTGCCCTGGTGCTCGACAATTCCGGGTCGATGACCACACTCGGCACCGGCTCGGGACAAAAGCGCATCGATCTTCTCAAGACGGCGTCCAAGCAACTGGTCGACACGCTGGCCCAGCAGGCGGCCATGATCAAGCAGGTCGACAAGCCGGTGCAGTTCGGTCTCGTGCCCTTTGCCGCTTCGGTCAATGTCGGCCCCGGCAATGGCAATGCATCGTGGATGGACACAGAGGGCCTGTCGCCGGTGTCGAACGAGAATTTCGATTGGTCGACGCTGAATGCGGCCAACAAATACGCCCAGCAGACCAACGGCATCTGGTACAAGCGCGGCACCGGCTGGGGCAGCGAGGAAGGCCAGATTCTGACCCGGTTTTCGCTCTACCGGGACATGAAGGTCGTCACCAACCACGAGCGCGTCGTCAACAGCAAGCGGGTGGTTTGCGACGAATACAATTCGAACAACACCTGCAAGCGCAGCCACGACGAATATGACTACATCGACTCCTACGGGCCGTTCGCCAGCTGGCAAGGCTGCGTGGAGGCCCGGCCCTACCCCTACAATGTCAACGACACACCGCCATCCGGCGGCTCCGCCAACACCGGCATAGGCGTCGGCGATCCGGCAACGATGTTCGTGCCCATGTTCGCCCCGGACGAGCCCGGCAACCACTGGAAGCTCACCCAGGATCCCGACGAGGCGGCACCGGTGACCTATGGCGCGGTGAACAGCTGGTGGAATGACGATCCTTCGAGCAGCACCGGCCAATGGCGGCTGCGCAACATGGCCAAGTATTTCCAGCCGCGGCCGATCAATGCGCCGGCGCTGCCTGCCGGCAACGGCCCGAACTACAGCTGCACCACCAATCCAATCACGCCGCTGACCGATGTCAGCGTCACCGATGGGCTCACCTCGATCAAGGCCGCCATCGACCTGATGCAGCCGAATGGCGGCACCAATGTTCCCGAGGGCATGGCGTGGGGCTGGCGCGTGGTTTCGAGTGGCGAGCCGTTCACGCAAGGGCGGGCTGAAACCGAGAAAGGCAACGACAAGGTGGTGATCGTCCTGACCGACGGCGCCAACACCTACTATACGCCGTCCTCGCTGAGCTATTCCGATCCCGCCAACTCCAAATCGACCTATGCGTCCTATGGCTATCTCAACCCCGGCTACAACGGCACCTCGGTCGGTCGCCTGTTCATGGGCACATCGAGCGCCATCGGTCGGCTCGACTATTCGAACGGCAACTACACGAACGCGCTCAACGAGCAGATGGCAACGCTTTGCAACAACGCCAAGGCGGCCAACATCATGGTGATGACGGTGGCGCTCGACCTGTCGACGACCAAGGCCAGCGACAAGCTGGCGATCGATGCACTGAAATCCTGCTCCTCGGACTCGCGCTTCCGCAAGGATCCGGCGAACCCGAGCAAGCCGGCGAAGCTGTTCTGGAATGCGACCGGCGCCAGCCTGTCGAACGATTTCAAGGAAATCGGCAACGAACTGTCGAACCTGCGGGTGGTCGGTTAG
- a CDS encoding MipA/OmpV family protein, with the protein MSPFGKISAALATVMLATSGAAEAGDGALGWLSGDWYLTVGATGMVAPNFEGGKKYMLSAQPIISLGKAGPQARFTSRNDNISLALVDDGGVRAGLTGKFLFSRDDGDADELKGLDPVRWGGEVGGFFEFYPTDWMRARAELRHGIRAHNGFVADIAADAFYDVTPTVRISGGPRVSFASAKYFDTYYGVNAQEAVASGLSQYNPSGGLKSVGLGGAVTWKVTDPMTASLFGEYSRLEGPAADSSLVRERGDRNQFMVGVSTTYRFDFKM; encoded by the coding sequence ATGAGTCCGTTCGGAAAGATTTCTGCAGCCTTGGCTACCGTCATGCTGGCCACGTCGGGCGCGGCCGAGGCCGGCGACGGCGCTTTGGGCTGGCTGTCCGGCGACTGGTATCTGACGGTTGGCGCCACTGGCATGGTTGCGCCGAATTTCGAGGGCGGCAAGAAATACATGCTTAGCGCCCAGCCCATCATCTCATTGGGCAAGGCCGGTCCCCAGGCACGCTTCACCTCGCGCAACGACAACATTTCGCTGGCGCTCGTCGACGATGGCGGCGTTCGCGCCGGTTTGACCGGCAAGTTCCTGTTTTCGCGCGACGACGGCGATGCCGACGAACTCAAGGGCCTCGATCCGGTCCGTTGGGGTGGTGAAGTCGGTGGCTTTTTCGAATTCTATCCGACGGACTGGATGCGCGCGCGCGCCGAATTGCGGCACGGCATCCGTGCCCATAATGGCTTTGTCGCCGATATCGCCGCCGACGCCTTCTACGATGTGACGCCAACCGTCAGGATTTCGGGTGGCCCGCGCGTGTCCTTTGCCTCGGCCAAGTATTTCGACACCTACTATGGCGTCAACGCGCAGGAAGCCGTGGCCTCGGGCCTGAGCCAGTATAATCCTAGTGGCGGCCTGAAATCCGTCGGCCTCGGCGGTGCGGTGACCTGGAAGGTGACCGATCCGATGACCGCCAGCCTGTTCGGCGAATATTCGCGCCTGGAAGGTCCGGCGGCCGATTCCAGCCTGGTCAGGGAGCGCGGCGACCGCAACCAGTTCATGGTCGGCGTGTCGACCACCTATCGCTTCGACTTCAAGATGTAG
- a CDS encoding DUF2189 domain-containing protein → MAGFHVMADAYGMHVQPAVRRITAADLWDALKLGAEDFWAKPSHYMFLCLIYPVVGLILTQWTSGSNAIQLVYPLMSGFALVGPFAAIGLYEISRRRELGMNTDWRHALDVRRSPALPSIAVIGIMLFVLLLLWLFTAQSIYTSLFGDQPPASIGAFVRDVLTTSKGWTLILLGNAAGFVFAVVVLATTVIAFPLLLDRDVGAVSAIETSARAVMANPLQMALWGLLVAVLLVIGSIPLFAGLAVVMPILGHATWHLYRKVIEPARVRPIRRPM, encoded by the coding sequence ATGGCCGGCTTTCATGTCATGGCGGACGCTTACGGGATGCATGTGCAGCCTGCGGTGCGCCGCATCACCGCGGCGGATCTCTGGGACGCGCTCAAGCTCGGCGCCGAGGATTTCTGGGCCAAGCCCTCGCATTATATGTTCCTGTGCCTGATCTACCCGGTCGTCGGCCTGATCCTGACGCAGTGGACGTCGGGCTCCAACGCCATCCAGCTTGTCTATCCATTGATGTCGGGCTTTGCCCTGGTCGGGCCTTTTGCCGCGATCGGGCTTTACGAGATCAGCCGCCGGCGCGAACTCGGCATGAACACGGATTGGCGCCACGCGCTCGATGTGCGCCGCTCCCCGGCGCTGCCGTCGATCGCGGTCATCGGCATCATGTTGTTTGTGCTGCTCCTGTTGTGGCTGTTCACCGCCCAATCGATCTACACCAGCCTGTTCGGCGACCAGCCACCGGCTTCCATCGGCGCTTTTGTCCGCGATGTGCTGACGACCAGCAAGGGCTGGACGTTGATTCTGCTTGGCAACGCGGCCGGTTTTGTCTTTGCGGTGGTGGTGCTGGCGACGACGGTGATCGCCTTTCCGCTGCTGCTCGACCGTGATGTCGGTGCCGTCTCGGCAATCGAGACTTCGGCCCGGGCGGTGATGGCCAACCCGCTGCAGATGGCACTGTGGGGGCTGCTGGTCGCCGTGCTTCTGGTGATCGGCTCGATCCCGCTGTTCGCCGGGCTGGCCGTGGTCATGCCGATCCTGGGTCACGCTACCTGGCACCTCTACCGCAAGGTGATCGAGCCGGCGCGGGTCCGGCCGATCCGCCGGCCGATGTAG
- a CDS encoding HdeD family acid-resistance protein encodes MTLHGDTLKNAIGQTRAKWGWFVGLGVLLLILGGIAFGNLFIATVASVYVVGWLMLVAGIIEIMHAFGVKTWGRFFYWLLSGLLYAVAGFFAFDNPLLASAVLTFLLAVALVASGALRAWVGYSHRPEQGWGWIVAAGAISVLAGLIIAMGWPVNSVWVLGLFLAIDLIFQGWTFIAVGLALKK; translated from the coding sequence ATGACACTGCACGGCGATACACTGAAGAACGCGATCGGCCAGACGCGAGCAAAGTGGGGATGGTTTGTCGGTCTGGGCGTATTGCTGCTGATCCTCGGCGGCATTGCCTTCGGCAATTTGTTCATCGCCACGGTGGCTTCCGTCTACGTCGTCGGCTGGCTGATGCTGGTGGCCGGCATCATCGAGATCATGCATGCTTTCGGGGTCAAGACCTGGGGGCGCTTCTTCTACTGGCTGCTGAGCGGCCTGCTATACGCGGTCGCCGGGTTTTTCGCTTTCGACAACCCGCTGCTTGCCTCGGCGGTGCTGACCTTCCTGCTGGCCGTCGCGCTCGTCGCGTCCGGCGCGCTGCGGGCCTGGGTCGGCTACAGTCACCGTCCGGAACAAGGCTGGGGCTGGATCGTCGCGGCAGGCGCCATCAGCGTGCTTGCCGGCCTGATCATCGCCATGGGTTGGCCGGTCAACAGCGTGTGGGTGCTCGGACTGTTCCTGGCGATCGACCTGATCTTCCAGGGCTGGACCTTCATCGCCGTCGGCCTGGCGCTGAAAAAGTAG
- a CDS encoding LysE family translocator: MPDTANHLAFALVCLGMVLTPGPNMIYLISRSLSQGPKAGLISLGGVAVGFLFYVLSAAFGITALLLAVPYAYDALRFAGVLYLLWLAWQAVKPGGRSPFQVRDLPKDGPRKLFAMGLMTNLLNPKVAVLYLSLLPQFISIGKGHVLSQLLVLGATQITISLTVNAIIAVTAGSIATFLAGRPLWLVIQRWMMGGVLTALALKMATDAQR, from the coding sequence ATGCCCGATACCGCCAACCATCTCGCTTTCGCGCTGGTCTGCCTCGGCATGGTGCTGACGCCAGGCCCGAACATGATCTACCTGATCTCACGCTCGCTGTCGCAAGGGCCGAAGGCCGGACTGATCTCGCTTGGCGGGGTTGCGGTCGGTTTCCTGTTCTATGTGCTTTCGGCGGCGTTCGGCATCACCGCACTGCTGCTCGCCGTGCCCTATGCTTACGATGCGTTGCGCTTTGCCGGCGTGCTCTATCTCTTGTGGTTGGCCTGGCAAGCGGTGAAACCTGGCGGACGTTCGCCATTCCAGGTGCGCGACCTGCCGAAAGACGGGCCGCGCAAGCTGTTCGCCATGGGCCTGATGACCAATCTGCTCAATCCGAAAGTGGCCGTTCTCTATCTGTCCCTGCTGCCGCAATTCATCAGCATCGGCAAAGGCCATGTCCTGTCGCAGTTGCTGGTTCTGGGCGCGACTCAGATCACCATCAGCCTGACCGTCAATGCCATCATCGCGGTGACGGCCGGTTCGATCGCCACTTTCCTTGCCGGACGGCCATTGTGGCTGGTCATCCAACGCTGGATGATGGGAGGCGTGCTGACGGCACTGGCGCTGAAGATGGCGACCGACGCGCAGCGCTGA
- a CDS encoding bifunctional riboflavin kinase/FAD synthetase: protein MVAFQHLSAAAPLPADLRGGVVAIGNFDGVHRGHQAVLERALAEAARRDVPALVLTFEPHPRKVFRPDMPLFVLTPPPMKARLLSLLGFAALVEQPFTRDFASLSAEAFVTDVLERTLGITHAVTGFDFHFGKDRQGGPAYLMAAGERHGFGVTLVDAFRDEGAEVVSSSRIRGLLCDGEVAEAAGLLGYRFTVESEVVGGQQLGRTLGFPTANMRLPAEATLREGIYAVRFRRADGTLHDGVASFGRRPTVDDNGAPLLETFVFDFFGDLYGETCEVSFFGFLRSEIKFDGLDALVVQMKRDEAEARALLAGVKPLSQLDAAIAF from the coding sequence ATGGTGGCCTTCCAGCATCTCTCGGCAGCCGCGCCGCTGCCCGCCGATCTGCGGGGCGGCGTTGTCGCGATCGGCAATTTCGATGGTGTCCACCGTGGCCATCAGGCGGTGCTCGAGCGGGCGTTGGCCGAGGCTGCGCGGCGTGACGTGCCGGCCCTGGTGCTGACCTTCGAGCCGCACCCGCGCAAGGTCTTCAGGCCCGACATGCCGTTGTTCGTGCTGACCCCGCCGCCGATGAAGGCGCGCCTTCTGTCGTTGCTCGGCTTTGCCGCGCTCGTCGAGCAGCCGTTCACGCGCGACTTCGCCTCGCTGTCGGCGGAAGCTTTCGTCACCGACGTGCTGGAGAGGACGCTCGGCATCACCCACGCCGTGACCGGTTTCGATTTTCATTTCGGCAAGGACCGCCAGGGCGGACCGGCCTATCTGATGGCAGCCGGCGAACGCCATGGCTTTGGCGTCACGCTCGTCGACGCTTTTCGCGACGAGGGCGCCGAGGTGGTCTCGTCAAGCCGGATCCGGGGCTTGCTCTGCGATGGCGAGGTGGCCGAGGCCGCTGGCCTTCTCGGCTATCGCTTCACCGTTGAAAGCGAGGTGGTCGGTGGCCAGCAGCTCGGCCGAACGCTCGGCTTTCCGACCGCGAATATGCGGCTTCCCGCGGAAGCCACCCTCAGGGAAGGGATCTACGCCGTCCGCTTTCGGCGCGCCGACGGCACGTTGCACGATGGCGTCGCCAGCTTCGGCCGCCGCCCGACCGTCGACGACAATGGCGCACCGCTTCTGGAGACCTTCGTCTTCGATTTTTTCGGCGATCTCTATGGCGAGACCTGCGAGGTCTCGTTCTTCGGCTTCCTGCGCAGCGAGATCAAATTCGACGGGCTCGACGCGCTGGTCGTGCAGATGAAGAGGGACGAAGCCGAGGCGAGGGCGCTGCTTGCCGGCGTCAAGCCGCTTTCACAACTCGACGCCGCCATCGCTTTTTGA
- the ileS gene encoding isoleucine--tRNA ligase: MTDTPTADKAETIDYSKTLYLPQTDFPMRAGLPEKEPVLVKRWQDMDLYAKLRESAAGRTKYVLHDGPPYANGNIHIGHALNKILKDVITRSFQMRGYDSNYVPGWDCHGLPIEWKIEEQYRAKGKNKDEVPVNEFRQECREFAAHWISVQGGEFQRLGVVGDFKNPYTTMAFHAESRIAGELLKFAMSGQLYRGSKPVMWSVVERTALAEAEIEYQDYESDTIWVKFPVANLVVASVVDGQPAELNPDLSGRSLDLLDAHVVIWTTTPWTIPGNRAVNYSPRVAYGLYEVTAAENAFGPQPGEKLIFADALAEESQAKAKVTLKRLHGIGTEQLGNLVLSHPFKGLGGGYEFPVPMLAGDHVTDDAGTGFVHTAPGHGREDFDAWMDAAPGLRARGIDTAIPFTVDDAGFLTKDAPGFGPDREGGPARVIDDNGKKGNANQAVIDELIKRNALFARGRLKHSYPHSWRSKKPVIFRNTPQWFVYMDKDLGDGTTLRSRALKAIDDTRFVPAAGQNRIRAMIEERPDWVLSRQRAWGVPIAVFADEDGNVLKDEAVNQRIMDAFEKEGADAWFAAGAKERFLGNHDASRWKQVMDILDVWFDSGSTHVFTLEDRPDLKWPADVYLEGSDQHRGWFHSSLLESCGTRGRAPYDTVVTHGFTMDEDGRKMSKSLGNTVVPQDVIKQSGADILRLWVVTTDYWEDQRLGKNVLQTNIDAYRKLRNTIRWMLGTLAHDDGETVPLVEMPELERLMLHRLAELDEVVRQGYDAFEFKRITRALLDFMVVELSAFYFDIRKDALYCDAPSSVKRKASVQVVRHLFDCLVKWLAPMLPFTMEEAWLDRHPDAVSLHLDQFPEIPADWKNDALAEKWRKVRQVRRVVTGALEIARAQKVIGSSLEAVPVVTINDAALEAAISDVDMAEMAITSDLVIAHGQAPEGAFTLDDVKGVAVVVEKAEDRGLVKCARSWRYTADVGQDPAFPDVSARDAAVLHELQALGRL; encoded by the coding sequence ATGACCGATACCCCTACCGCCGACAAGGCCGAGACGATCGACTATTCCAAGACGCTTTATCTGCCGCAGACGGATTTCCCGATGCGCGCCGGCTTGCCCGAGAAGGAGCCGGTGCTGGTCAAGCGCTGGCAGGACATGGACCTCTACGCCAAGCTGCGTGAGAGTGCCGCCGGCCGCACGAAATACGTACTGCATGACGGCCCGCCCTACGCAAACGGCAACATCCATATCGGCCATGCGCTGAACAAGATCCTCAAGGACGTCATCACCCGCTCGTTCCAGATGCGCGGCTATGACTCGAACTACGTTCCCGGCTGGGACTGCCACGGCCTTCCCATCGAGTGGAAGATCGAGGAGCAGTACCGCGCCAAGGGCAAGAACAAGGACGAGGTGCCGGTCAACGAATTCCGCCAGGAATGCCGCGAATTCGCCGCGCACTGGATCTCTGTGCAGGGTGGAGAGTTCCAGCGGCTCGGCGTCGTCGGCGACTTCAAGAACCCCTATACGACGATGGCCTTCCATGCCGAGTCGCGCATCGCCGGCGAGTTGTTGAAATTCGCCATGTCGGGCCAGCTCTATCGCGGCTCGAAGCCGGTGATGTGGAGCGTCGTCGAGCGCACCGCATTGGCCGAGGCCGAGATCGAATACCAGGACTACGAGTCCGACACGATCTGGGTGAAGTTCCCCGTCGCCAATCTCGTCGTTGCCAGTGTCGTGGACGGGCAGCCGGCGGAACTCAATCCGGATCTGAGCGGGCGGTCGCTGGATTTGCTGGATGCCCATGTCGTGATCTGGACGACGACGCCTTGGACCATCCCGGGCAATCGCGCCGTCAACTATTCGCCGCGCGTCGCCTACGGGCTCTACGAGGTGACAGCAGCCGAGAATGCGTTCGGTCCGCAACCGGGTGAGAAGCTGATCTTTGCCGACGCCCTGGCCGAGGAAAGCCAGGCCAAGGCCAAGGTAACCTTGAAGCGCCTTCACGGCATCGGCACCGAACAGCTTGGAAATCTTGTGCTTTCGCACCCCTTCAAGGGCCTCGGCGGCGGCTACGAGTTCCCCGTGCCGATGCTTGCCGGGGACCATGTCACCGATGATGCCGGCACCGGTTTCGTCCACACGGCACCCGGCCACGGTCGCGAGGATTTCGACGCCTGGATGGACGCGGCGCCCGGACTGCGTGCGCGCGGCATCGATACCGCGATCCCGTTTACCGTCGACGACGCCGGCTTCCTTACCAAGGACGCGCCGGGCTTCGGCCCGGACCGCGAAGGTGGGCCGGCACGCGTCATCGACGACAATGGCAAGAAGGGCAACGCCAACCAGGCGGTCATCGACGAGCTGATCAAGCGCAACGCCTTGTTCGCGCGCGGCCGCCTGAAGCATTCCTATCCGCATTCCTGGCGGTCGAAGAAGCCGGTCATCTTCCGCAACACGCCGCAATGGTTCGTCTACATGGACAAGGACCTCGGCGACGGCACGACGCTGCGCAGCCGCGCGTTGAAGGCCATCGACGACACCCGCTTCGTGCCGGCTGCCGGCCAGAATCGCATCCGTGCCATGATCGAGGAGCGCCCCGACTGGGTGCTGTCGCGCCAGCGCGCCTGGGGTGTGCCGATCGCCGTATTCGCCGATGAGGACGGCAACGTCCTGAAGGACGAGGCGGTCAACCAGCGCATCATGGATGCCTTCGAGAAGGAAGGCGCCGACGCCTGGTTCGCCGCCGGCGCCAAGGAACGCTTCCTCGGCAACCACGACGCCTCCCGTTGGAAGCAGGTGATGGACATCCTCGACGTCTGGTTCGATTCGGGCTCGACGCACGTCTTCACGCTCGAGGATCGTCCCGACCTGAAATGGCCGGCCGACGTCTATCTCGAAGGTTCCGACCAGCATCGCGGCTGGTTCCACTCCTCGCTGCTCGAAAGCTGCGGCACCAGGGGCAGGGCGCCTTACGACACCGTCGTCACCCATGGCTTCACCATGGACGAGGACGGACGCAAGATGTCGAAATCGCTCGGCAACACCGTGGTGCCGCAGGACGTGATCAAGCAATCCGGCGCCGACATTCTGCGCCTGTGGGTGGTGACGACCGATTATTGGGAAGACCAGCGGCTCGGCAAGAACGTGCTGCAGACCAACATCGACGCCTACCGCAAACTGCGCAACACCATTCGCTGGATGCTGGGCACGCTCGCCCATGACGATGGCGAGACGGTCCCGCTGGTTGAAATGCCGGAGCTCGAACGGCTGATGCTGCATCGGCTGGCCGAGCTGGACGAGGTGGTGCGCCAAGGCTACGACGCCTTTGAATTCAAGCGCATCACCCGCGCATTACTCGATTTCATGGTGGTCGAACTGTCGGCCTTCTATTTCGACATCCGCAAGGACGCGCTCTACTGCGACGCGCCGTCGAGCGTGAAGCGCAAGGCCTCGGTGCAGGTGGTGCGCCATCTCTTCGACTGCCTGGTGAAATGGCTGGCGCCGATGCTGCCCTTCACCATGGAAGAGGCCTGGCTCGACCGCCATCCCGATGCCGTTTCGTTGCATCTCGACCAGTTCCCGGAAATCCCGGCGGATTGGAAGAATGACGCGCTGGCGGAAAAATGGCGCAAGGTGCGGCAGGTCCGCCGTGTCGTCACCGGCGCGCTGGAGATCGCGCGGGCGCAGAAGGTGATCGGCTCCTCGCTCGAGGCAGTGCCGGTGGTCACGATCAACGACGCGGCGCTTGAGGCGGCCATTTCGGACGTCGACATGGCAGAGATGGCGATCACCAGCGATCTCGTCATTGCCCATGGCCAGGCGCCGGAAGGTGCCTTCACGCTCGACGACGTCAAGGGCGTCGCCGTGGTGGTCGAGAAGGCCGAGGATCGCGGTCTGGTCAAATGCGCGCGTTCCTGGCGCTACACGGCCGATGTCGGCCAGGATCCTGCATTTCCCGATGTCTCGGCGCGCGACGCTGCCGTGCTGCATGAACTGCAGGCGCTCGGCCGGCTTTGA